A single window of Ananas comosus cultivar F153 linkage group 19, ASM154086v1, whole genome shotgun sequence DNA harbors:
- the LOC109724550 gene encoding cinnamoyl-CoA reductase 2-like: protein MAAAAAIGEGKGKERVCVTGAGGFAASWVVKLLLNNGYIVHGTVRDPSDESKNAHLKKLENALENLQLFKADLLDYNSVASAIAGCEGVFHVASPVPASKVPNPEEEMLKPAVDGTLNVLKACAEAKVRRVVVVSSCAAVRANPNWPKGKIMDENCWSDKDYCTDTENWYRLSKTLAESEALDFGEKNGLDVVTICPCLIIGPLLQSTVNASSSLLINLLKGASETVENKAHHIVDVRDVASALLLVYEKPEASGRYLCVSHRIKTCDLIDMIKRMYPNYNYPTNIVEVDDDEVTISSEKLQKLGWKFRPLEETLRDSVEYYKAAGLLE, encoded by the exons atggcggcggcggcggcgattggggaggggaaggggaaggagaGGGTGTGCGTGACGGGGGCGGGAGGGTTCGCGGCGTCGTGGGTGGTGAAGTTGCTCCTCAACAATGGCTACATCGTCCATGGAACTGTGAGAGACCCAA GTGATGAATCAAAGAATGCCCATTTGAAGAAATTGGAGAATGCTTTAGAAAACCTGCAACTCTTTAAGGCAGACTTACTAGATTATAACAGTGTAGCATCTGCTATTGCGGGCTGCGAAGGTGTCTTCCACGTTGCTAGCCCTGTTCCTGCATCCAAAGTTCCCAATCCGGAG GAAGAAATGCTGAAGCCTGCTGTGGATGGCACTCTAAATGTGTTGAAAGCGTGTGCTGAGGCAAAAGTTAGGCGAGTTGTTGTGGTATCATCATGTGCGGCTGTTCGAGCGAACCCAAATTGGCCAAAGGGTAAGATCATGGATGAGAATTGTTGGTCAGACAAGGACTACTGCACAGATACTGAG AACTGGTATCGCCTATCAAAGACGCTCGCAGAGAGTGAGGCATTGGATTTTGGAGAGAAAAATGGGCTTGATGTTGTAACTATTTGCCCGTGTCTGATTATTGGACCCTTACTGCAATCCACTGTAAATGCTAGCAGTTCTCTTCTCATCAATCTTCTAAAAG GAGCAAGTGAGACGGTAGAGAACAAAGCCCATCACATTGTGGATGTTCGAGACGTCGCCAGTGCTCTGCTTCTGGTGTACGAGAAGCCTGAGGCGTCGGGACGGTACTTGTGCGTCTCGCACCGTATAAAAACGTGTGATCTGATAGACATGATAAAGAGGATGTATCCCAACTACAACTACCCTACAAA CATTGTCGAAGTAGATGATGATGAAGTGACGATTAGTTCTGAGAAATTACAGAAGCTGGGCTGGAAATTCAGGCCACTGGAGGAGACCCTCAGAGACAGTGTTGAGTACTACAAAGCTGCAGGTCTTCTGGAATAG